ctaacatttaacttatcagcttataagttacAAATTCAActttataagttgggtcgacaaacactcgtcgataaatTGTTACGAGCTTATAAGTCCACTTATAAGTTAGAGCCAAACAGACCCTAAGCATCAGCTCCCGTTTCATGATTTTTAGTTCCCTTCAAAGCTAATGGATTGGCgaaaattatttgaataattttattAGAGCTTCTCTCCTAATTAACACATTTTTGTGAAGAAAGTTTAAGGGAAGTTGGTTATGTCAAGCGATTGTTGCTAATCATCCATCCCCATGGATGGACACGTCGCCCCCTTGCATTCACAAACAAATTTAATGTTAAACCTATCCGCGGATAATTTTGACGGCTAGATGTTACAACAATCGGTTGTCGGAACCGGACCATGGTTTAAGAGATTTAAATTTATGACTACAGGCTTTTAACCTGATCATAGGTTATATAACACCCCTAAAAATAGCTTCAGAAATGTAAGCAAACATGTGAAGATGACAAGCATCAAAAAGACATTGACCCAACACAATGCTGGTCTGTTATAGGTAACAATTATTTCATAAAATGAGTTGGTTTGTGCAGAAACCTATATTTTCAGTTGAAAATATACTATTCTTACACCAAAAAGAAAAGCTAAATTGACCCATCTTTACAATTGTGATCCTAAATATATTATTTTGCTCAAAATATATATTCACATTTGCAATCGGATCAGATTCTGCAAATGGATCTTCCTGTCAGCATGCATTCATTCAATCAATCAGCAATAGCCCAGTTCATATCATTCTCAAAAATCCAATGGCACACCTCAATTTTCCCAGGAGCTGAGCCTAAAGCTGCAAATGCTCCATGACTTGCACTCCAGTCAGACGTGTCGACGTGACAGACAGCCACACCATGGTTGATCTTGGCCTTGGTTTTCGAATCCAGGATATCAGCCTCGTAAACCCGAACCTTAGGAACTGAATGACAGTAGTACATCAAATAAGGGTACAGGCTCTGATGGCATGAGACTGACTTAGTGACTTTACCACCATTGATCCCTTTAACTTCCCCTATCATAATGTCTTCCTTTGATCCCTCTGTGTTCTCCGTTGAACGGACAACGACATTTCGTCCCAACACTGATGTTGCAAAGTCAAGCATGTCTTCAATTGAACCAACACACCGCTTTGTCTCACCTCGACTTGGTGCCCTCTCACACTCGGTCAGAGTGTTAACTATCATCCCTTCCATAGTAGAATTATCACTCGCGTGGAACAACTTCTTCAACTCATTAAGTTTAGTCGTCGAAAATGGCAACTTCGATGACAAGACCCGAGGCAAAAATGCCCTCTCAGGCATCTTATCTTTGATATCAGGCATTGGCATAATTGTTCCAGTCTTCAGCATTTTCTCCCTGAAAAACTTGCCAGGCTCAACCCATTTATTTACAAGTTTGGCATTCACCTCTTTCAAAGAACCCAACTCTGCAGAGCCTTTTGTTGCATATGTACTAAATTTAACATCCTTCTTGTTAGCATACTCTTTAAAAGTATTATTAACACCATACTTCTTGAATCCGATATCAGAAAACGAGCCCTTTTTGCCGTATCCAGTAAATTTATCAGTACCTTCGTTGAACGACTGACCATAATTCGAGAAACTAGCCTTAGCAGCATTAGAGTTCTTAGCATAGGACTCAAAAGAATCATCACCTACATTGGACTGATCCCTATAACTTGTAAAAGTTTCAACAGCACCGTTACCTGCAGGAGCAATTGCAGTCGAAAACATCAACAAAATTACAAATTAAGGCCAAACTTTAATAATCAATTATCAAGTACTGCCAAAATCAGAATTATATACAAAAACATTGGGCCTGAGGAGATCATCTAACTACATTGCCTTGGGAAAATTTGCATATAAAAATTCGGGAACATATAATTTCAGGTTAACGAGTCAATCATATTACCTGTATCACCGTAATTCTTGAATTTGTTATATACAAAAACATTGGGCCTGAGGAGATCATCTAACTACATTGCCTTGGGAAAATTTGCATATAAAAATTCGGGAACATATAATTACAGGTTAACGAGTCAATCATATTACCTGTATCACCGTAGTTCTTGAATTTGTTTTCGGGGACATTGCCATCGAAGCCGTAAGAAGTGAAATTATTGGCAACACCATTAGCATTTTGTCCATAGCCTGAGAAGGTGGAGCCAATAACATTGGAATCTTTGCCGTAATTTTCAAAATTGTTGGGCTGACCATTACCATCTTTTCCATAGCTAGCAAAACTTTGACTACCTGAATTAGCTTCTTCAGTATAAGCCGTAAATGTTTGCAATTGACCATTACTGTCCGCTGAGTAAGAATTGAAGTTCAGATTAGGCACATTGGCGTCTTTGCTGTAAATAGTAAAGCCACTAGCACCACCAGTTGAGCCCGCGGCATAAGTATTGAAACTCTGATCAACTACATTGGCATCAGTAGCATAACTAGTAAAATCCGTGTCGTGTCCTACCGAGTCACGCCCGTAGCGTCTAAACGTGTTGACGGGGACATTGTCCCCGTCagaatatttttgaaaactatcGGTATCACCGCCTTTTAATGTCCCGTAATTTGTGAAATTCTTGTCACTGTACGAGGAAAACGCGACATTCTGGTCATGTTTTTCGAGACTAGGCGATAAATCAGAAAAACAGAGGAGTTTCGCAGAGGAACAGAATGATGAGAGCTTTGTTGACAGGGTGTTTTGGTCAGCTAGTTTCGAAAAAGTTGCTGTCTCAACAGCTGTTAATGGAGATGCCTTTTTTAAAAGAAATTCTGGTTTAGCTAAGTCATTAGATACTTGTTTTCTCCAGTAACGGAGAAGAGAGCCCTTAGGGGAAAACGGGCTCTCTCCGGTTGTCGAATCTAATAGATTCCGGCGAGCTCCGACGACATTTAACTGCAAAAATAAATACAACAACAATGTACACAATTTATAAATCAAGAACCAATACATATAATAACAATCGCagaaccaaaccaaaccaaacatgCACAGTATGTCACGCCActaaaccaaaccaaaccaaacatacGCAATATAGATAATGTACAAAATTTTGAATCATGAAACTCGATTAATATGTAAATAAACTGAAATCATGGTAAAACCGAATCAAACTGGACCAAACATATACAGTATATCCCGTTTCGTATATTAATGAAACAACATACAACATATTTCACTAGGAACTCATAATGTACATGCTAAGTGATGGTAAAATATTGAAACATGAAACTTACATTGAGGAGGAAGAATATGGAAGATAACAGGATGAAGAGATGAGTGATAAGCTTGAGTTCATTCAtattttgagagagagagagagataaagaATGTTGGTGGATTTTTCGTATGGTTGGGAGGTGAGAATTATATACTAGAAAGCTTGTGACTTATTGGGCCCGAATTTTATTATATTTTCCTCTATTATATAAATTGTTTCTTTTGTTAATATATTTGTTTTATTTCTATCATATTACCTTGCTATATGCTTGTCAAAATGAACTTGGTAAGAGAGAGCTTTTAGCATCACTACCAAAAGGCATGATCATTTGTTCATGAGATTTTTATGGCTAAaagattataattttttttttctaaataaaaagaTTATAATTTTAATCACAATAAGATAAGAGTTATCCCCTATGATTTTAATCGGAGTAACAGTAAGACGAGAGTTATCTGTTAGTTCTTTTTTGCTTTAAAATAATTGACATCTCAAATTATATATTCTACAAAGTATAACGAAACAGAACTTCTAATATTTTTCGTTCATAGTAAAAAGTAAAGCGTAAGTTCACTTCACTAAAATTGATTAATATTTTTCCGTAAAAAGTAACAGTGTAAGACAAGAGTTATCCGTTATTATTTTTTGTCAGAAAACAATTGACACCTCGAATTATATCTTCTAGAAAGTATAACGAAACAAAACTTCTAGTATTTTGCGTTCATAGTAAAAAGCAAAGCGTAAATTCACTTCACTAAAATTGATTAATATTTTCCCCTAAAAGGTAGTTGGCTAAAATCGGACTTATCAGTCTGATCGTAATCATCCTAAATCAAGCGCAAGATGAGTTGGCTAAAATCGAACCTGAATCTCATCATAATATTGCAAAATTGAACCCTTAATCTTAATTTTAGATGTGTCCATTAAGAACATTCAAGTTACCATGAACATGACCTAACATTTAGACATAGAGATAGAGATGGAAAAAGAAACAAGTGCAGTTATACTAAGAATGACAGACAGGTAAGTGTAAGAAGCCGCGTAATGAGCAACAAAGGAAAAAAAATCACATGTCCTTGTCATATTTTATAAGCTTAGCTGGGTTCAATTTTAAGTTTGTGTAAAAAGATTGGATTCTAACGCGTTTACAAgtttgttttattttgttttattttatgaattttatgTAAATAAAAACTTTTCGTGAACCGCTCTTCTCCACTCACTCTCATAACACTTACTACTCGTTTTCCAACATTTGTTTTTGTGatattatttgtgaagaagatGATAAAAACACCTCTTGTCATCGACAAAGTCCGTGATTATATATGGCAAGTTCTTCATATATCTATTCTATACACACTTGTTTTTTTCTTCTCATTATACATGTTCACCATTAATATTGCATGTTTTCTGTTTTCTTTTAACCTTTTATATTTTACGAGCTCACGGTGACGGTAAGTGGACACTTTTCGAATAAGATCTGTCgcaaaaaaaataaagaaaatttaccaaaaatactaaaatttttaagttttttcataattttactattttctggttttttttgcaaaaatacggaatCAACCAAAATTAACTAGATATGCAACTATTTGAATAAAGTTTTTTTTGGTTGATTTGAGGTTGCATGTATTTGCAGAAACTCGTCAAAATTTGCATCTTATTGATTCCAGTTGCCAAAAaacgtatttttgcaaaaaaaatatattaaaaaatagtatttttgcaaattaaaaagtattttacaaattatttttaaaaatgacagtatatttgaaaaaatatttttagccTTCGGTATTTTTCAAAAGAGCCCAAAAATTAAATATTTGTACATAAATTTTACGAAACTAAAATTCTCAATTTTTGGTAACTGAAAATGTGAAATATCGTTTCGAAAACTCGATCATTCGAAAACCTTTTTTTCGTCAAAAAGTGAATCACGAACGTCAAACTGAGTACTCTGCCGTTCTTAAAGatgataatattttaaattatcgGTCCTTAATTTTGACatcatttaaaataataaattcatctaaaattataaaatgttAAAGACAAATCCGGTAGAATCTTATATTATACTTTAACAATTGTAAAAATATATCGGATTTGATTTTCGCTCACACGTATTAGAATTTACGACattaatataatctctttaatACTAAATACTAGTATTATATTAGGTCTCACGTGAAGGTACTTTTGACAATACTCACCTTTCTCACTGCCACCATCTCGAGTGTTATTCTTTACTACTTTTTAGTATCCTTTGAATTACCAAACATACAATGATGGTATATGATAGGTTTAAAACATGTTATGCAATTATATGTTGAGCTGCAGGAACAAGAAAATTAAAGCATGAATCTTGAATGCTTTTGTACATTCTTCTCCCTCGAGcatcaaattttatttattaattttataccGACTAGCTTGAGGAATAAAGAACTTTGGCCTTTGGGGCTACAATGCTTTGAATATTTTTATGCTTATCTTCATACTGTCTACATGGACCATTTGTAGATATAAATGCTTTTCCCAATATGTAATCTTGCCTCAACCATATTTGAAAGAACATAGGAATAATTTTTAGTAAAAGTGTAACCTTCATTTTCCCATGTTAGCTAAAAACAACTTACGTTTATCGACAGTCAACAAAGAGCAAAGAGATGGTGCAGTGGTTTCTTCGGACGAGGAATTTCTGAGTTTGTGTAGGTTTactaaaaaaaagagaaaagaaaactTTTGTTTATTAATCTCTTTGCTAAGCTATCACCACCTCAATTAATTGTAAGTCTTTATCAAGTGTTCACCTTTTAATTAGATAATCATGTAACATTATTCTTTCAAACATTTTTTAAATGGATTTGAGATGACAAGTGGAAAAGACAAAATCACAAGGAATGACACCATGGAAAATGAGAAAAGAGCTTGTAACATGGGATTTGTTGgaatattacattatttttcgGGTTTTAACAAAGGTGTGTTGTCATACTTAACGTGTTTAATAATCACTGTAAAATATAAAttagttatatttatatttttacgaGTTTAATTATTCTTAATTTAAGTGATTTTTTCCGATGTACAACCATTTCGCGCTATAAAAAGTGATAAAAATGTTAatcgatatttaattatattaCAGAAATCGTTTGACGTGTAATGTATGCCTTATACAAAACTTTATTACATTCATATATGTTAGTGTTAGACCACCAGCAGCCTAGCAAGTGAAGTGGAGCAGATGGAAGAAGGCTAAATTCCATTCTCTATCATGATTCAAAGAATTATATGTAAAAATATAATGACATAATTATAAAATGTGGGGTTGATAATACAAAGAGTACTAGATATAATTTATATAAACAATTCTATTATAAAAATCGgtcgatttttcaaaaattgccgataaatcgctcaaaaatcggtcaaaaatatttgtccGATTTGACCGATTTCTGATAAATCTCCGATAAatcatccgattttttaaaaatcgtccgataaatcgtaaatcggtaTCTTAACCAAATAGTTCCGATTTTCGAAATCCGTAAAAACACGTGTAAATAGAAAGTGGATAGGGATGCCATGCATTGTCGGCAAATATGTAAGACTGATGTTTTCGAGtatgttgttttattatttgtTCTGAATTATTATtgcaaaaaataaaataaaataaaatcaagCAAATACAATAATAAGTTGacaaaaataaattaaacaaTAGTGAACAGCTGCAGATGGCATTCATGGCAAAGTGGTTTGCTGATTGAACTTTAACTTGACTAATGCTTTTTCAAAATTGATGTTAAAATATTACTCACTCCGTACCAATTTATCTGTCCTCTTTGACTTTTTGCAGTCAAATTGATCCAACCCAATTTATCTGTCATGTTTGACTTTTTGCGGTCAAATTGACCCAACTTTGACTGAAAATTGCACGTggtatattattaaaatatttataaaaattatatcattagaaaatatgttcactctactttaatatatatttttcagtttttcaaaataatgaaataaTGAGTTTATATTTATGGTCaaagttgagtcaatttgaccatcaaaaatcaaacaaaacagataaattgggacggaggtagtatttaattatgataaaatttatttattatgttGAGAAATGATGATTTTTGTGAAAAGCATCTTTAAATCAGCTAGAAAACATCAATAAGTTGGTATAACACTTTATCACCATATGAAATGAATAATTAGGTTTAGTCATGAGCATAGGAGTTGAGCTTTGTTGCTGTCAATACTTTGTGAATTTGTGTAAAAGTTTTATTCTTAATAAACTAGTAAAATACGAGTTAGATATTTGTAGACTTTATCATGATT
This genomic interval from Apium graveolens cultivar Ventura chromosome 8, ASM990537v1, whole genome shotgun sequence contains the following:
- the LOC141677248 gene encoding polygalacturonase non-catalytic subunit AroGP3-like, giving the protein MNELKLITHLFILLSSIFFLLNLNVVGARRNLLDSTTGESPFSPKGSLLRYWRKQVSNDLAKPEFLLKKASPLTAVETATFSKLADQNTLSTKLSSFCSSAKLLCFSDLSPSLEKHDQNVAFSSYSDKNFTNYGTLKGGDTDSFQKYSDGDNVPVNTFRRYGRDSVGHDTDFTSYATDANVVDQSFNTYAAGSTGGASGFTIYSKDANVPNLNFNSYSADSNGQLQTFTAYTEEANSGSQSFASYGKDGNGQPNNFENYGKDSNVIGSTFSGYGQNANGVANNFTSYGFDGNVPENKFKNYGDTGNGAVETFTSYRDQSNVGDDSFESYAKNSNAAKASFSNYGQSFNEGTDKFTGYGKKGSFSDIGFKKYGVNNTFKEYANKKDVKFSTYATKGSAELGSLKEVNAKLVNKWVEPGKFFREKMLKTGTIMPMPDIKDKMPERAFLPRVLSSKLPFSTTKLNELKKLFHASDNSTMEGMIVNTLTECERAPSRGETKRCVGSIEDMLDFATSVLGRNVVVRSTENTEGSKEDIMIGEVKGINGGKVTKSVSCHQSLYPYLMYYCHSVPKVRVYEADILDSKTKAKINHGVAVCHVDTSDWSASHGAFAALGSAPGKIEVCHWIFENDMNWAIAD